In Acipenser ruthenus chromosome 6, fAciRut3.2 maternal haplotype, whole genome shotgun sequence, the following proteins share a genomic window:
- the LOC117971251 gene encoding peripherin-2-like translates to MALMTVKFDLKKRVTLAQGLWLMNWFSVMAGVLVFSLGLVLKVELRKRSEMMDNAESHFVPNSLICVGILACALNAFGGKICYDSLDLAKYSKWKPFLKPFLATCFIFNILLLLTAGLCFTMRLALESTLMHGLKSGMRYYKDTDTPGRCFMKTTLDMMQIEFRCCGNNNYKDWFEIQWISNRYLDFSSKEVKDRIKSNVDGKYLMDGVPFSCCNPSSPRPCIQYQITNNSAHYSYDHQSEELNIWTRGCREALLSYYSGMLNSIGILVLLVLLLEGAVMVGLRYLHTSLESLSNPEDPESESEGWLLQKSVKETVSSFLEGLKSMTKSNQVDSDAEAGGGEAQTVATVS, encoded by the exons ATGGCGCTCATGACGGTGAAGTTCGATTTGAAGAAGAGGGTGACGCTTGCCCAGGGACTATGGCTGATGAACTGGTTCTCTGTGATGGCCGGGGTCCTGGTCTTCAGCCTGGGACTGGTTCTCAAAGTGGAGCTGCGCAAACGGAGCGAGATGATGGACAATGCCGAGAGCCACTTCGTCCCCAACTCCCTGATCTGCGTGGGGATCTTGGCCTGCGCCCTGAACGCTTTCGGGGGCAAGATCTGCTATGACTCCCTGGACCTGGCCAAGTACAGCAAGTGGAAGCCGTTCCTGAAGCCCTTCCTGGCCACCTGCTTCATCTTCAACATCCTGCTGCTCCTCACGGCTGGGCTGTGCTTCACCATGCGGTTGGCCCTGGAGAGCACGCTGATGCACGGGCTGAAGAGCGGCATGCGCTACTACAAGGACACAGACACGCCCGGCCGCTGCTTCATGAAGACCACCCTGGACATGATGCAGATCGAGTTCCGCTGCTGCGGGAATAATAACTACAAGGACTGGTTTGAGATCCAGTGGATCAGCAACCGCTACCTGGACTTCAGCTCCAAGGAGGTCAAAGA CCGCATTAAgagtaacgtggatgggaagtaTCTGATGGACGGGGTCCCCTTCAGCTGCTGTAACCCCAGCTCGCCCCGGCCCTGTATCCAGTACCAGATCACCAACAACTCTGCCCACTACAGCTACGACCACCAGAGCGAGGAGCTGAACATCTGGACTCGGGGCTGTCGAGAGGCGCTGCTCAGTTACTACAGCGGCATGCTGAACTCCATCGGCATCCTGGTGCTGCTTGTCCTGCTCCTGGAG GGGGCAGTGATGGTGGGGCTGCGGTACCTGCACACCTCCTTGGAGAGCCTGTCGAACCCGGAGGACCCAGAGAGTGAGAGTGAAGGCTGGCTGCTGCAGAAGAGTGTGAAGGAGACGGTGAGCTCGTTTCTCGAGGGCCTCAAGTCCATGACGAAGTCGAACCAGGTGGACAGCGACGCGGAGGCCGGGGGAGGGGAGGCACAGACCGTCGCCACTGTCAGCTGA